The Pigmentiphaga litoralis genome contains the following window.
CGCCCGCTGACCGGCACGTTTCGTGCTGTACAGCGGGCACAATGCTAATAAGGAAAACACCATGTCCCTGATCGTCGCTGCTCGATTCGACTCCTTTCCCGAGGCCGAAGCCGCAGGCCGTATGCTGTTCCAGAAAGGCTTCAAGGAAGAAGACGTCTCGATCTTTTTTGTGAACCCTGCCGGCCAGCATGCACGTCATGCCGTGGGGGGCGACCATGCCGCCAGTGAAGGCGCCAAGGATGCGCACAAAGGCGCCATCATCGGCGCCGCCACCATTGCCGTGCTTGGCGCGGTGTTGGGCGCAGCGATCTGGATGGTGTCGGGGATCCCACTGTGGGCACTGATCATCTTCGTTGCCGTGGGGGCCTACATCGGGTCGCTGGGCGGCGCGATGGTAGCCACCAAGCAGAACAGCAAGCGGCCTGCGCGGCCGGGCCAGGACATCGGTATGCGGCGCGCGGGCGTGCTCACGTCGGTGCGCGTAGTGCCGGATACCGAAACGCTGGCGTCGCAAATCCTGTTGCAGGCGGGCGGCAAGGATATCGAGCGTGCCGGTGGCCAATGGAAGAACGGCGACTGGGTCGACTTCGATGCGGCCAACACCCCCGTACTCAGCGACAAGGTGCCTGCCAAGGCTACCGAATAGTCGAGCGGGAAGTCAGATCGTCGTGGACGCGGGAGACCGCGTTCAATAAAAAAAAGGCGCCTTGATCAGGGCGCCTTTTTCATGTCAGACGTTGTCGTTCTCGTCGTCATCCGGGATCGCGTCCCCGATCCGGTCACCGACATTGCCCTGGCTGATTTCCTGTTCGTCCACGCCTTCGCCAGGAATGGGTTCGATCGAATCGGGCAGCAGGTCATCGCCTTCTTCTTCAATCGAAATGTCTACCGATGGACGATCGCCCGCGCCACCCGAATCGGAGTCGCTGTCACCTTGCGGCAAGCCTGCGCGGTCGCTGCCGGTATCCGAGCTGTCGCTGGGTCCCAGATCGGCGTTGGTGTGGCCCGGCGGAAAACCCATTGCTTCTTCGCCGTCGTTCAATAGTGTGCTGTTCGCCATGTTCGACTCCTGAGAAAAAAGGCCGCTATGAGCGGCCTGAATGGAATGCGATCGTTCTTGTCATTATGGTCTGATCCCTTTCGGAATCAGACGTTCAAGCAATTACATGTTGTAGGTCGTCTTGGCCTGCTTCTGGCACATGTCCTTGGCATCGCCGGACATGGCGTCACATTTTTCCTTGGCAACCTTATAGTCGGCTTCGCGCTTTTCCTTGTTGGCATCGGCACGCACGTCACCGGTCTTTGCGGCAGCCTTGTTGTCGACTTCAGCCTTGGTGCGCTTCGCCTTGGCTTCCTTCTCGCACACGTCCTGGTTGTTGCCCTTCATCGGCTTGCACAGTTCCATAGCGGACTTGTACTCGGCTTCGATCTGCTTGTCGCGCATCTTGTACGCGTCGTCGGCCGCGTGGGCGCCGACGGAGAAGGCAGCGCAGGACAGCAGGGCGATGGTCAGGGTGGTTTTTATGGTTTTCATAGGGCTCTCCTAGCTTCAATAGACGGGTACATCGGGTGACCGTGATCACTGCCGGTGTACCCCTGTCCTTGCAAGGGCCGTGCCATGTTGCCCGGCCTTGATAGAGCGCCATTTGAGCGTCGGCGTTGTAATGCGAGCGAGCATGCAGTGTAAAAAAAGCGATTGCTTATACCTGTTGTGTATAAAGCGCGCCGCGCGCATCAGACTCCGTACAAAGTCAGGCCGGCTTGGTCTTGCTGCGGTAGTCGCACAGGTCAACAATGCCGCACTCGGGGCACTTGGGCGTGCGGGCCACACACACGTAGCGGCCGTGCAGGATCAGCCAGTGATGCGCATCCATCAGGTAATCGCGCGGCACGAACTTCAGCAGCTTGGCTTCGACTTCCACGACATTCTTGCCCGGCGCCAGGCCGGTGCGATTGCTGACCCGGAAGATGTGGGTATCCACCGCCATCGCCACTTGCCGGAATGCCGTGTTCAACACCACATTGGCCGTCTTGCGGCCCACGCCAGGCAGGGCTTCCAGCGACGCGCGATCCGCCGGCACCTCGCCGCCATGGCGATCGATCAACTGCTGACAGGTCGCCAGCACGTTCTTGGCCTTGGTCTTCCACAGGTTGATGGTGCGCACGTACTCGCCCAGCGCTTCTTCGCCCAGCGCAAGAATGCCCTCGGGCGTGCCATGCTCGGGAAAGAAGCGGCGCGTCGCAATGTTCACCGACTTGTCGGTGGCCTGCGCGGACAGGATCACTGCAATCAACAGCTGGAACGGCGTCGTGTATTCCAGCTCGGTCTGCGGCGTGGGATTGGCCGCGCTCAGGCGGCGAAAGATTTCCAGGCGCTTGGCGTTGTTCATGGCGAAAAATGGGGAAGGATGGGGTGGGAAAGCTGTGCTGTCGGGCGCTCAGTGCCGGCTGGGGCGCGGATCCCACTGATC
Protein-coding sequences here:
- the nth gene encoding endonuclease III, translating into MNNAKRLEIFRRLSAANPTPQTELEYTTPFQLLIAVILSAQATDKSVNIATRRFFPEHGTPEGILALGEEALGEYVRTINLWKTKAKNVLATCQQLIDRHGGEVPADRASLEALPGVGRKTANVVLNTAFRQVAMAVDTHIFRVSNRTGLAPGKNVVEVEAKLLKFVPRDYLMDAHHWLILHGRYVCVARTPKCPECGIVDLCDYRSKTKPA